In Helianthus annuus cultivar XRQ/B chromosome 9, HanXRQr2.0-SUNRISE, whole genome shotgun sequence, the following are encoded in one genomic region:
- the LOC118481937 gene encoding uncharacterized protein LOC118481937 yields the protein MKLIEQLTAQNMEPRKIFQTIRKQDPDRFHVQKDVQNVVAKIRAEQRQGLTPMQSLENVLMKNDFIYEIREEPGTEIVTEIFFLHRDSRVLWRAFPHVMMIDATYKTNIYNMPFIQIVGMTPTNKSFIIAHAVVSKERGDNFVWVLERVKAMLDECMEPRVILTDRDLALMGACAKVFPDASRLLCRWHIQQNVMKHCKGAFTDDDWKKFLSFWGSLIESPSIPIYDYHLRNMRKRLVECKRSIFIMEDDLMPGDDIHIEPVQQGPRRRQRPPVDTLQGHPYLEFPDGTDAARHCQKLRRMHVGSHASIDWDAMEEIAETPRVRRFIPIDSPWHRLFDLAHTPTYRELLVEFISSFTFHPPGEPVPIPYPGAPPPPEVSFRLAGVQRSMTLAEFAVRCGLYMQEEIETEIYTAGLVVVEKPTLVGFWQVIAGADHWEHDKSKGRVSFVSDPLYRYLHHLLATSISARGYSREWCTTTDLFFLYCLLYRRPCALAHGLAQYFASGHHRQERGFLYGGAYVTVIARSFGLVPHQDPHLRTPAIMPTRMGMQSLWGMRVIKRFPVGPRFKNREGGVWREEDLPEHFEDVHPPADPADVVPVEDPPEDLDGAAGPQPPPPAGAPQFPRHAIRGGAPGAALHPDVRARLDRLDDLVGWLVRAEQDRREREGLPPIPLPPVRAPHQQQQPQQQHQPQQQHQDSDSDLDA from the exons atgaaactgatcgagcagctgacagctcaaaacatggagccgcgcaaaatatttcaaacgataaggaagcagGACCCCGACAGGTTTCATGTTCAGAAAGACGTTCAAAACGTTGTAGCGAAGATTAGAGCCGAACAAAGACAAGGATTGACTCCCATGCAGTCACTAGAAAATGTGCTGATGAAGAACGACTTTATTTACGAGATCCGGGAAGAACCCGGAACAGAGATCGTAACAGAGATCTTCTTTCTTCATCGGGACTCGAGAGTCTtgtggcgtgcattcccccaCGTCATGATGATCGATGCAACGTACAAGACAAACATATACAATATGCCCTTTATCCAGATTGTTGGTATGACGCCTACCAACAAATCGTTTATTATCGCGCATGCCGTTGTTAGTAAAGAACGGGGTGATAACTTTGTGTGGGTGCTTGAGAGGGTTAAGGCAATGTTGGATGAATGTATGGAgccacgtgtgattttaacggatAGAGACCTAGCCCTTATGGGCGCGTGTGCTAAAGTATTTCCAGACGCCTCCAGGCTTCTTTGCAGGTGGCACATACAACAGAATGTTATGAAGCACTGCAAGGGTGCCTTCACAGACGACGACTGgaagaaatttttgtcattcTGGGGTTCATTGATTGAGTCTCCATCCATACCCATCTACGACTACCACTTGCGCAACATGCGAAAGCGACTTGTGGAGTGCAAACGTTCTA TATTTATTATGGAGGACGATCTGATGCCGGGCGATGACATTCACATAGAGCCGGTTCAGCAGGGTCCACGACGGAGACAGCGACCGCCTGTGGATACGTTGCAGGGGCATCCCTATCTAGAGTTTCCCGACGGCACTGACGCCGCCCGTCATTGCCAGAAGCTTAGGAGGATGCACGTTGGATCGCATGCATCGATCGACTGGGATGCGATGGAGGAGATTGCTGAGACGCCGAGAGTGCGTCGGTTTATACCTATCGATTCCCCGTGGCATCGTCTTTTTGATTTGGCGCACACGCCGACCTACAGGGAGCTGCTGGTCGAGTTCATTTCGTCATTCACATTTCACCCTCCTGGGGAGCCAGTGCCGATTCCGTACCCAG GTGCTCCCCCTCCGCCTGAGGTTTCTTTCAGGCTTGCTGGCGTTCAGCGTTCGATGACGCTAGCAGAGTTTGCGGTGCGCTGTGGTTTATACATGCAGGAGGAGATCGAGACTGAGATCTACACAGCGGGGCTAGTGGTGGTTGAAAAACCCACTCTTGTTGGGTTTTGGCAGGTGATTGCGGGGGCGGATCATTGGGAGCATGACAAGTCGAAGGGGAGGGTGTCGTTTGTTAGCGACCCACTATACAG GTATCTGCACCATTTGCTCGCCACTTCTATATCAGCGCGCGGCTACAGCCGTGAGTGGTGTACGACCACAGATCTTTTTTTCCTATATTGTTTGTTGTATAGGAGGCCGTGCGCGCTAGCACACGGTCTAGCCCAGTACTTCGCCTCCGGCCATCACCGGCAGGAGCGCGGATTTTTGTATGGCGGGGCGTACGTGACCGTCATTGCCCGTTCATTTGGCCTCGTACCACATCAGGACCCACATCTACGGACGCCGGCCATCATGCCGACGCGGATGGGTATGCAGTCGCTATGGGGGATGAGGGTTATCAAGAGGTTCCCGGTTGGCCCGCGGTTTAAAAACCGCGAGGGGGGCGTATGGAGAGAGGAGGACCTACCAGAGCATTTCGAGGACGTTCATCCTCCTGCAGATCCTGCTGATGTAGTGCCCGTGGAGGACCCTCCGGAGGATCTAGACGGTGCAGCGGGGCCACAGCCACCGCCACCTGCCGGGGCACCTCAGTTTCCACGTCACGCTATTCGAGGTGGTGCCCCAGGAGCTGCACTACATCCGGATGTACGAGCCAGGCTTGACAGGCTCGACGATTTGGTAGGTTGGTTGGTACGGGCGGAGCAggatagacgagagagagagggattacccccgataccgcttccaccggttcgagcaccacatcagcagcagcagccgcagcagcagcaccagccgcagcagcagcatcaggattcagattcggatttggatgcatag
- the LOC110877122 gene encoding uncharacterized protein LOC110877122 yields the protein MKHHKHPMFQHLLGKVSHKALDLLHGEAIRRLDVLERFNSSCGCQMWHSCGLPCACRIEKYMREERPIQLEDIDVFWRKLNFQSCKLIDDSLDVVEELDVVRQQLQSHPPAQQKSLLSKIKAVLTPTKSTKKPPVVQQNTRGRPTTKQVQERLDEASRIDEELRRSSFGDANTCFEGSRQSKYDKPRHSSYVPSQASQQSVIRSQKPKATLSRSKSSKKKETRDDHGFPLIIGDEYVGIIERFKSDIPPVFHPYVSCIRDVMPDGHCGFRSVAVGLGMDQSSWGRIRRDLVQEMDQNESIWFPIFEAWAAGYFYTHRQGLIWDSVAGCGENHWMDFPFAGLLIAQTYGIGVHLLTTTMGASSTYFPILSPPANQQPLFITLTHVNENHFIHVKLEGDYPMPPAHGLWLTHRRPHTEQWEDMYLPRLEWYTSIMNPRPRSNPSLNYIDSYTEE from the exons atgaaacaccacaaacacccgatgtttcaacacctacttggaaaagtatcccacaaagcccttgacttgttgcatggagaggcaattaggaggctagatgtcttggagcgctttaattcatcatgtggttgccaaATGTGGCACAGCTGTGGGTTGCCCTGTGCTTGTAGGATAGAAAAGTACATGCGTGAAG AGCGTCCGATTCAACTCGAAGACATAGACGTCTTCTGGCGGAAACTTAACttccaaagttgtaaattgatagACGACTCCCTTGACGTGGTCGAAGAGCTAGATGTTGTTAGACAACAATTACAGTCGCACCCTCCAGCTCAGCAAAAAAGCCTGCTTTCAAAGATTAAAGCGGTGTTGACTCCAACGAAATCTACCAAGAAACCACCGGTTGTCCAACAAAATACTCGTGGCCGACCAACAACAAAGCAGGTACAAGAAAGGTTGGACGAGGCCTCTCGTATAGATGAAGAATTGAGGAGAAGCTCCTTCGGTGATGCAAACACGTGCTTTGAAGGTTCACGACAAAGTAAGTACGATAAACCTCGCCACAGCTCGTACGTTCCGTCTCAAGCCTCACAACAGTCGGttataaggtcccaaaaacccaaagcgaccctaagccgttcaaagagttctaagaagaaagagacacgAGATGATCACGGTTTTCCTTTAATCATTGGGGACGAGTACGTGGGAATCATCGAACGGTTTAAGTCTGACATTCCGCCAGTGTTCCATCCGTACGTCTCGTGCATACGAGATGTGATGCCGgacggtcattgtgggtttcgGTCTGTGGCTGTGGGCTTAGGGATGGATCAGAGTTCATGGGGGCGTATTAGAAGGGACCTTGTCCAAGAAATGGATCAGAACGAATCGATCTGGTTCCCAATATTTGAAGCATGGGCTGCAGGTTATTTTTACACGCATCGTCAGGGCCTAATTTGGGATTCAGTGGCCGGTTGTGGGGAGAATCACTGGATGGACTTCCCCTTTGCAGGACTTCTTATTGCACAAACGTACGGTATCGGGGTGCACCTGTTAACGACAACCATGGGTGCGAGTTCCACTTACTTCCCAATACTAAGTCCTCCGGCTAATCAACAACCATTATTCATAACGCTTACACATGTTAACGAGAACCACTTCATACATGTTAAGCTGGAAGGGGATTATCCTATGCCACCAGCACACGGGCTATGGTTGACCCACCGAAGACCCCACACAGAACAATGGGAAGATATGTACTTGCCACGTCTAGAATGGTATACATCGATAATGAATCCTCGACCAAGATCAAACCCCAGTCTTAATTACATAGATAGTTACACGgaagaatga